A genomic window from Halorubrum trapanicum includes:
- a CDS encoding cysteine hydrolase family protein: MAFDPTATAVVVVDMQNGFCHPDGSLYAEPSEAAVEPVTALVDRAREAGASVVYTRDVHPPEQFDETHYYDEFDRWGEHVVEGSWDAELVADLDVRDGDHVVEKHTYDAFYNTDLEGYLDAHGIDDLLICGTLANVCVLHTAGSAGLRDYRPVVVEDALGYITEQHREYAVDHADWLFGETTTRDEVAFAPA; this comes from the coding sequence ATGGCGTTCGATCCGACAGCAACCGCGGTGGTCGTCGTCGACATGCAAAACGGGTTCTGTCACCCGGACGGGAGCCTCTACGCCGAGCCGAGCGAGGCGGCGGTCGAGCCCGTGACTGCGCTCGTCGACCGCGCCCGCGAGGCCGGCGCGAGCGTGGTCTACACCCGCGACGTCCACCCGCCCGAGCAGTTCGACGAGACCCACTACTACGACGAGTTCGACCGATGGGGCGAACACGTCGTCGAGGGGTCGTGGGACGCGGAGCTCGTCGCCGACCTCGACGTGCGCGACGGCGACCACGTCGTCGAGAAGCACACCTACGACGCGTTCTACAACACCGACCTGGAGGGGTACCTCGACGCGCACGGGATCGACGATCTACTGATCTGCGGGACGCTCGCGAACGTCTGCGTCCTCCACACCGCCGGCAGCGCGGGGCTCCGGGACTACCGCCCCGTCGTCGTCGAGGACGCCCTCGGCTACATCACCGAGCAGCACCGCGAGTACGCCGTCGACCACGCGGACTGGCTGTTCGGCGAGACGACGACCCGCGACGAGGTCGCGTTCGCGCCGGCGTAG
- a CDS encoding HVO_2523 family zinc finger protein: MSEESRNDGGRPCPVCETPMYHRHCKYVCPSHGVVYDCSDTFY, encoded by the coding sequence GTGAGCGAGGAATCGAGGAACGACGGCGGCCGCCCGTGTCCGGTCTGCGAGACGCCGATGTACCACCGGCACTGTAAGTACGTCTGCCCGTCTCACGGCGTCGTCTACGACTGTAGCGACACGTTCTATTGA
- a CDS encoding phytoene/squalene synthase family protein: MVEQKQVARSKRIQRRTGKTFHVATRLLPQRIRHPTYVLYGFFRIADEVVDAEDTAPPAEQRAELDRLRAAALGEEPTDDPVLEAFAEVCEENGIPDEDVHSFVDAMASDIDTDRYETYADLEAYMDGSAAAVGRMMTAIMDLDPETEAEALPHATKLGEAFQMTNFLRDVREDVVERDRIYLPLETLRRHGVSEQQILDLEFDDSVAAAIREEMARTERLYEEGVAGIKYLPEDCQLAVLLAAVLYVDHHRLIRNRGYDTVSATPELSLTRKLSLLVRTRWKWQWNRDPEAVFYDMCTDLDPGRDRHGHGPHGAGVPQTD; this comes from the coding sequence ATGGTAGAGCAAAAGCAGGTTGCCCGGAGCAAGCGGATCCAGCGCCGCACCGGGAAGACGTTCCACGTCGCCACCCGGCTGCTGCCCCAGCGGATCCGCCATCCGACGTACGTGCTGTACGGATTCTTCCGTATCGCCGACGAGGTCGTCGACGCCGAGGACACCGCACCGCCCGCCGAGCAGCGGGCCGAACTCGACCGCCTCCGGGCGGCCGCGCTCGGCGAGGAGCCGACCGACGACCCGGTGTTGGAGGCGTTCGCGGAGGTGTGCGAGGAGAACGGTATCCCGGACGAGGACGTCCACTCGTTCGTGGACGCGATGGCGAGCGACATCGATACCGACCGCTACGAGACGTACGCGGACCTGGAGGCGTACATGGACGGCTCCGCGGCCGCCGTCGGCCGGATGATGACGGCGATCATGGACCTCGACCCCGAGACCGAGGCCGAGGCGCTCCCCCACGCGACGAAGCTCGGCGAGGCGTTCCAGATGACGAACTTCCTCCGGGACGTCCGCGAGGACGTCGTCGAGCGCGACCGGATCTACCTCCCCTTGGAGACGCTTCGGCGTCACGGCGTGAGCGAGCAGCAGATCCTCGACTTGGAGTTCGACGACAGCGTCGCGGCCGCGATCCGCGAGGAGATGGCCCGCACCGAGCGGCTCTACGAGGAGGGCGTCGCGGGGATCAAGTACCTCCCCGAGGACTGCCAGCTCGCGGTGCTGCTCGCGGCCGTGCTGTACGTCGACCACCACCGACTCATCCGGAACCGCGGCTACGACACCGTCTCGGCCACTCCCGAGCTGTCGCTCACCCGGAAGCTGTCGCTGCTCGTCCGCACCCGCTGGAAGTGGCAGTGGAACAGGGACCCGGAGGCGGTGTTCTACGACATGTGTACCGACCTCGACCCCGGCCGCGACCGCCACGGGCACGGCCCGCACGGCGCGGGCGTCCCGCAGACGGACTGA
- the hisD gene encoding histidinol dehydrogenase: MDVRTVADLSPAERRALFERDAGVEGVREDVREIVERVREEGDVAVREFAEEFDGVAVGNVDVTDEAARAHDELADANDPVLDAVREAAANVREFHERQHPEDWRDDFGGRELGRRFRPIDRVGVYVPGGAAAYPSSALMGIVPAVVAGVDHVAVATPPAEELNRVTLAAIHEAGADAVYQVGGAQAISALAYGTETVTRVQKVVGPGNKWVTAAKSIVQGDVEIDFLAGPSEVLVLADETADPDLVAADLVAQAEHDPNASVVAVTDDAALAEAVAETVDAQAAEREREETIRAALDNDASGVLHARSMPEAVLFAEEYAAEHLSIVAADDEALLDRITNAGSVFLGPYSPVAAGDYAAGTNHVLPTNGGAKRYGGLSVDTFLRSSTVQRLDRDALDDLSETITTLAEAEGLEAHAESVRKRFD, from the coding sequence ATGGACGTACGAACCGTCGCGGACCTCTCGCCGGCCGAGCGGCGCGCCCTCTTCGAGCGCGACGCCGGCGTCGAGGGGGTCCGCGAAGACGTGCGGGAGATCGTCGAGCGGGTCCGCGAGGAGGGCGACGTCGCGGTCCGCGAGTTCGCCGAGGAGTTCGACGGCGTCGCGGTCGGCAACGTCGACGTGACGGACGAGGCGGCGCGGGCGCACGACGAGCTGGCGGACGCGAACGACCCCGTCCTCGACGCCGTTCGGGAGGCCGCCGCGAACGTCCGCGAGTTTCACGAGCGGCAGCACCCCGAGGACTGGCGCGACGACTTCGGCGGCCGAGAGCTGGGGCGGCGCTTCCGCCCGATCGACCGCGTCGGGGTGTACGTGCCCGGCGGCGCGGCCGCGTACCCCTCCAGCGCGCTGATGGGGATCGTCCCCGCGGTCGTCGCCGGCGTCGACCACGTCGCCGTCGCCACGCCGCCCGCAGAGGAGCTCAACCGGGTCACCCTCGCGGCGATCCACGAGGCGGGCGCCGACGCGGTGTACCAGGTCGGCGGCGCGCAGGCAATTTCCGCGCTCGCGTACGGGACGGAGACGGTGACGCGGGTCCAGAAGGTTGTGGGGCCGGGCAACAAGTGGGTCACCGCGGCCAAGTCGATCGTCCAGGGCGACGTCGAGATCGACTTCCTCGCCGGCCCGAGCGAGGTGCTCGTCCTCGCCGACGAGACCGCCGACCCGGACCTCGTCGCCGCCGACCTCGTCGCGCAGGCCGAACACGACCCGAATGCCTCGGTCGTCGCGGTCACCGACGACGCTGCCCTCGCCGAGGCGGTCGCCGAGACGGTCGACGCGCAGGCGGCCGAGCGCGAGCGCGAGGAGACGATTCGGGCTGCGCTCGACAACGACGCGTCCGGCGTCCTTCACGCGCGCTCGATGCCCGAGGCCGTCCTGTTCGCCGAGGAGTACGCCGCGGAACACCTCTCGATCGTCGCCGCCGACGACGAGGCGCTGCTCGACCGGATCACGAACGCCGGCTCGGTGTTCCTCGGGCCGTACTCGCCGGTCGCCGCGGGCGACTACGCGGCCGGGACGAACCACGTGCTGCCGACGAACGGCGGCGCGAAGCGGTACGGCGGGCTCTCCGTGGACACGTTCCTCCGGTCGTCGACGGTCCAGCGGCTCGACCGCGACGCCCTCGACGACCTCTCCGAGACGATCACGACGCTCGCGGAGGCGGAAGGGCTGGAGGCGCACGCCGAGAGCGTCCGGAAGCGGTTCGACTGA
- a CDS encoding iron-sulfur cluster assembly accessory protein, giving the protein MSTEPADTGTEGNDPAIEVTPDAAEEALSLLDGEGLDTDVAGLRLFVQQGGCAGLSYGMRFDTEPEDDDLVVNHHGLRVFVDPASKNYIGGSTLDYEHGLQAAGFEVENPNVVSECGCGESFRT; this is encoded by the coding sequence ATGAGTACCGAACCGGCCGACACCGGGACCGAGGGGAACGACCCGGCGATCGAGGTGACGCCGGACGCCGCGGAGGAGGCGCTCTCGCTCCTCGACGGCGAGGGGCTCGACACCGACGTCGCCGGACTGCGGCTGTTCGTCCAGCAGGGCGGCTGCGCGGGGCTGTCGTACGGGATGCGCTTCGACACCGAACCGGAAGACGACGACCTCGTCGTGAACCACCACGGGCTCCGGGTGTTCGTCGACCCCGCGAGCAAGAACTACATCGGCGGGAGCACGCTCGACTACGAGCACGGGCTGCAGGCCGCCGGCTTCGAGGTCGAGAACCCGAACGTCGTCTCGGAGTGCGGCTGCGGCGAGTCGTTCCGGACGTAG
- a CDS encoding DUF5816 domain-containing protein, with protein sequence MSLEASTTPSGERVYTDRSRTERGADGPFYLVFEDEAGESRWGFRCGNCGSFDTAMDTMGRIQCTECGNLRKPDEWDAAHE encoded by the coding sequence ATGAGCCTGGAAGCGTCAACGACGCCGAGCGGGGAGCGGGTGTACACCGACCGGTCGCGCACCGAGCGCGGCGCGGACGGGCCCTTCTACCTCGTGTTCGAGGACGAGGCGGGCGAGTCCCGCTGGGGGTTCCGCTGCGGCAACTGCGGGTCGTTCGACACCGCGATGGACACGATGGGGCGGATCCAGTGTACCGAGTGCGGCAACCTCCGGAAGCCGGACGAGTGGGACGCGGCCCACGAGTGA
- a CDS encoding dodecin, producing the protein MVFKKITLIGTSEESFDAAADDAIDRAEDTLDNVYWAEVEEFGVELDGAADREYQAEVEVAFELEG; encoded by the coding sequence ATGGTGTTCAAGAAGATCACGCTGATCGGGACGAGCGAGGAGAGCTTCGACGCCGCGGCCGACGACGCCATCGACCGCGCCGAGGACACGCTGGACAACGTCTACTGGGCGGAGGTCGAGGAGTTCGGCGTCGAACTGGACGGCGCGGCCGACCGCGAGTACCAGGCCGAGGTCGAGGTCGCGTTCGAGCTGGAGGGCTGA
- a CDS encoding DHHA1 domain-containing protein, which yields MTASRAPAEPTVREFEATVESVDGREVVLDETYFYPESGGQPADRGTLDGHLVDDVVERDGAVVHALAPDVEVDLAPGDEVTGLVDDAFRTYCMRAHTASHVLYGAARRIADDLGYAGFDISETKVRVDLTTAEPLGDGDLIELERLANRAVWDSLPVSWETHSAEAARDVDGIAFNTKTEEGAMSGGDAVRVVTVGDEGDPWDVAACGGTHVASTAEIGPIAVLDRSNPGEGVTRVEFAVGPTAIDELGAVHAAALDAATTLDARVGDLPDAVARLRDEADRLEAELRNAREELLGARLREFPTVEVDGARWAIGTVDDADPNELREPAQEALGGDDAPDALAAVGTGDAPFVVVAVDGDAVGDPGVDAGEVVGAVTDEFGGGGGGGPTFAQGGGLDADPEAVAAWLRER from the coding sequence ATGACCGCTTCACGCGCGCCGGCCGAGCCGACGGTCCGGGAGTTCGAAGCGACGGTCGAGTCCGTCGACGGCCGCGAGGTCGTCCTCGACGAGACGTACTTCTACCCCGAGTCGGGCGGCCAGCCGGCCGACCGGGGGACGCTCGACGGCCACCTCGTCGACGACGTGGTCGAACGGGACGGGGCGGTCGTCCACGCGCTCGCCCCCGACGTCGAGGTCGATCTCGCGCCCGGCGACGAGGTCACGGGCCTCGTCGACGACGCGTTTCGCACGTACTGTATGCGGGCGCACACGGCCTCGCACGTGCTGTACGGGGCCGCGCGCCGGATCGCCGACGACCTCGGCTACGCCGGCTTCGACATCTCCGAGACGAAGGTCCGCGTCGACCTGACGACCGCCGAGCCGCTGGGCGACGGCGACCTGATCGAGTTAGAGCGGCTCGCCAACCGCGCCGTCTGGGACTCGCTGCCCGTCTCGTGGGAGACCCACTCGGCCGAGGCGGCCCGCGACGTCGACGGGATCGCGTTCAACACCAAGACCGAGGAGGGCGCGATGAGCGGCGGCGACGCGGTCCGAGTCGTGACGGTCGGCGACGAGGGTGACCCTTGGGACGTCGCCGCCTGCGGCGGCACCCACGTCGCGAGCACCGCGGAGATAGGCCCGATAGCGGTGCTTGACCGGTCGAACCCCGGAGAGGGCGTGACCCGCGTCGAGTTCGCGGTCGGTCCGACGGCCATCGACGAGCTCGGCGCCGTCCACGCCGCCGCGCTCGACGCCGCGACGACGCTCGACGCGCGCGTCGGCGACCTCCCGGACGCGGTCGCGCGCCTCCGCGACGAGGCCGACCGGCTGGAGGCGGAGCTCCGAAACGCCCGCGAGGAGCTGCTCGGCGCCCGCCTCCGCGAGTTCCCGACCGTCGAGGTCGACGGCGCGCGGTGGGCGATCGGGACCGTCGACGACGCCGATCCGAACGAGCTCCGCGAGCCGGCGCAGGAGGCGCTCGGAGGCGACGACGCCCCCGACGCCCTCGCCGCGGTCGGCACCGGCGACGCCCCGTTCGTCGTGGTCGCGGTCGACGGTGACGCTGTCGGGGACCCCGGCGTCGACGCCGGCGAAGTCGTCGGCGCGGTCACCGACGAGTTCGGCGGCGGGGGCGGCGGCGGCCCGACGTTCGCGCAGGGCGGCGGTCTCGACGCCGATCCCGAGGCCGTCGCGGCGTGGCTCCGCGAGCGATGA
- a CDS encoding AIR synthase family protein: MTGKLGPDALATALAATGAADPAVAQGPAYGEDAAAIDLSDAGETLVVAADPLSLAAESVGTLAVHVACNDVAASGADPRWLTHTLFLPDDDPDRLRTVAEQVDATAEALGVAVVGGHTEVLDALDRPLCSMTAMGTTDRFVSSGGAEPGDRLLLTKGAAIEATAILATDFREECLEAGVPAATLDAAAGFLDEVSVVPDAAAVRDAATALHDPTEGGVATALVEMAAASGAAFAVERDAVPVRPETRACCDALGVDPLATFGSGALLAAVPPDRVDDALGALDAAGIEGAEIGVVEAAESDGDAGSAEGDAEPGTVRIDGEALAEPPRDELYPLWEARE; this comes from the coding sequence ATGACCGGGAAGCTGGGTCCCGACGCGCTCGCGACCGCGCTCGCGGCCACCGGCGCGGCGGACCCGGCCGTGGCGCAGGGACCGGCCTACGGCGAGGACGCGGCCGCGATCGATCTCTCGGACGCCGGGGAGACGCTCGTCGTCGCGGCCGACCCCCTCTCGCTGGCCGCGGAGTCGGTCGGCACCTTGGCCGTTCACGTCGCCTGCAACGACGTCGCCGCGAGCGGTGCCGACCCGCGGTGGCTCACGCACACGCTCTTCTTGCCCGACGACGACCCCGACCGGCTCCGGACGGTCGCCGAGCAGGTCGACGCGACCGCCGAGGCCCTCGGCGTCGCGGTCGTCGGCGGCCACACCGAGGTGCTGGACGCGCTCGACCGCCCGCTCTGCTCGATGACGGCGATGGGGACGACGGACCGCTTCGTGTCGAGCGGCGGCGCCGAGCCGGGCGACCGGCTCCTCCTCACGAAGGGGGCGGCGATCGAGGCGACCGCGATCCTCGCGACCGACTTCCGCGAGGAGTGTCTGGAGGCGGGCGTCCCGGCGGCGACGCTCGACGCCGCGGCCGGCTTCCTCGACGAGGTGAGCGTCGTCCCCGACGCGGCCGCGGTCCGCGACGCCGCGACCGCGCTCCACGACCCGACCGAGGGCGGCGTGGCGACCGCCCTCGTCGAGATGGCGGCCGCGAGCGGGGCCGCCTTCGCCGTCGAGCGCGACGCGGTCCCGGTCCGCCCCGAGACGCGGGCCTGCTGTGACGCGCTCGGCGTCGACCCCCTCGCGACGTTCGGCTCCGGCGCGCTGCTGGCGGCCGTCCCGCCGGATCGGGTCGACGACGCGCTCGGCGCGCTCGACGCGGCCGGGATCGAGGGGGCGGAGATCGGCGTCGTGGAGGCCGCCGAGAGCGACGGCGACGCCGGCTCGGCCGAGGGCGACGCGGAGCCGGGGACCGTCCGGATCGACGGCGAGGCGCTCGCGGAGCCCCCGCGGGACGAGCTGTACCCGCTCTGGGAAGCCCGGGAATAG